A window of the Cucurbita pepo subsp. pepo cultivar mu-cu-16 chromosome LG01, ASM280686v2, whole genome shotgun sequence genome harbors these coding sequences:
- the LOC111796449 gene encoding putative pentatricopeptide repeat-containing protein At2g02150 isoform X1 — protein sequence MKLSVEVLAFASLFSAMLPFFRSLFHVSRRASYRVISLSLNSSHPGCLSFHVFNGPSSLTSINGYHISCPFFWFTSFLCIFRLPFVSYSITNDSFELLDIDSLRKIIQQDLWNDPKIVVLFDSSLAPIWVSKILVELKEDPNLALKFFKWAGTHIGFRHTTESYCIIVHMLFRARMYTNAHDIMKEMVLKSRTDLILPVCNVFDILWSTRNFCVSGTGVFDVLFSVLVELGLLEEANECFSKMRKFRTLPKARSCNFLLHRLSKAGNGQLVRKFFHDMVGAGIAPSVFTYNVMIDHLCKEGDLENARSLFVQMRTMGFSPDVVTYNSLIDGYGKVGLLKESVYLFNEMKDVGCVPDVITYNALINCFCKFEKMPQAFEYLSEMKNNGLKPNVVTYSTLIDAFCKEGMMQGAIKLFVDMRRVGLLPNEFTYTSLIDANCKAGNLTEAWKLSNDMLQAGVNLNIVTYTALMDGLCEDGRMMEAEEVFRAMLKDGISPNQQVYTALVHGYIKAEKMEDALEILKQITKCGIKPDLVLYGTIIWGLCNQNKLEETKLIIKEMKSRGIRANPVIYTTIIDAYFKAGKGSDALDLLQEMQEVGVEATVVTYCVLIDGLCKTGMVEVAVDYFGRMSDFGVQPNVAVYTALIDGLCKINCIESAKKLFDEMQCRGMTPDKTAFTALIDGNLKLGNLQEALNLISKMTELVIEFDLHAYTTLVSGFSQCGELHQARKFFNEMIEKGILPDEILCICLLREYNKLGHLDEAIELKNEMQRRGLITEKCSHEVPSLKT from the coding sequence ATGAAGCTTTCCGTTGAAGTTCTTGCATTTGCTTCACTCTTCTCAGCGATGTTACCTTTCTTTCGCAGTCTTTTCCACGTTAGTCGCAGAGCCTCTTACCGAGTAATCTCTCTATCTTTAAATTCCTCGCATCCGGGTTGCCTTTCTTTCCATGTATTTAATGGCCCATCATCGCTAACGTCAATAAATGGCTATCACATTTCTTGCCCCTTTTTCTGGTTCACTAGCTTTCTTTGTATATTTCGGCTCCCTTTTGTTAGTTACTCGATTACAAATGattcttttgaacttttagACATTGATTCCCTTCGTAAAATTATACAACAGGACCTCTGGAATGATCCTAAGattgttgttttatttgattcatcACTAGCGCCCATTTGGGTTTCTAAGATTTTAGTTGAATTGAAAGAAGATCCAAATTTAGCCCTTAAGTTCTTCAAATGGGCTGGAACCCATATTGGTTTCCGCCATACCACAGAGTCTTACTGCATTATAGTTCACATGCTGTTTCGTGCGAGAATGTACACAAATGCCCATGATATTATGAAAGAAATGGTTTTGAAGAGCCGTACTGACTTGATTTTACCCGTTTGTAatgtatttgatattttatggTCGACTAGGAACTTTTGTGTGTCAGGAACAGGAGTCTTTGACGTTTTGTTTAGTGTTTTGGTAGAGTTGGGTCTGCTTGAGGAAGCTAATGAATGTTTCTCAAAAATGAGGAAGTTTAGGACTCTTCCCAAAGCACGttcttgcaattttctcttgCATAGATTATCAAAGGCAGGGAATGGACAGTTGGTGAGGAAATTTTTCCATGACATGGTTGGGGCTGGTATTGCACCTTCAGTTTTTACCTACAATGTAATGATAGATCACTTGTGCAAAGAAGGGGATTTGGAAAATGCTAGAAGTTTGTTTGTGCAAATGAGGACGATGGGCTTTTCTCCAGATGTTGTCACATATAATTCTTTGATTGATGGCTATGGCAAGGTTGGTTTATTAAAAGAATctgtgtatttatttaatgaaatgaaGGATGTAGGTTGTGTTCCTGATGTAATTACCTATAATGCTTTGATCAATTGTTTCTGCAAGTTTGAGAAGATGCCTCAAGCTTTTGAGTATCTCTCTGAGATGAAGAACAATGGGTTAAAACCAAATGTTGTAACCTATAGCACATTGATTGATGCTTTTTGCAAGGAGGGAATGATGCAAGGTGCCATTAAACTTTTTGTTGATATGAGAAGAGTTGGGCTTTTACCTAATGAATTCACATACACTTCTCTGATTGATGCCAATTGTAAGGCAGGTAATTTAACCGAAGCATGGAAGTTGTCCAATGATATGTTGCAAGCAGGAGTTAATTTAAACATAGTCACCTATACAGCTCTAATGGATGGCCTTTGTGAGGATGGAAGAATGATGGAAGCAGAAGAAGTGTTTAGGGCAATGCTGAAAGATGGAATATCTCCCAACCAGCAGGTGTACACTGCTTTGGTTCATGGCTATATTAAGGcggagaaaatggaagatgctTTGGAAATATTGAAGCAAATTACCAAATGTGGCATCAAACCAGATTTAGTTCTCTATGGCACCATTATTTGGGGTCTCTGTAATCAAAACAAACTTGAAGAAACTAAGCttattattaaagaaatgaaaagtcGGGGTATCCGTGCAAATCCTGTTATATATACAACAATTATAGATGCTTATTTTAAGGCTGGAAAAGGCTCAGATGCATTGGATCTTCTTCAGGAGATGCAGGAAGTAGGTGTTGAGGCAACCGTTGTAACCTACTGTGTATTAATTGATGGCTTGTGCAAAACAGGTATGGTGGAAGTGGCAGTTGATTATTTTGGTAGAATGTCTGATTTTGGTGTACAGCCTAATGTTGCAGTTTATACGGCCCTTATTGATGGTCTTTGTAAAATTAATTGCATTGAATCTGCCAAAAagttgtttgatgaaatgcaaTGTAGGGGTATGACTCCGGATAAAACAGCTTTCACTGCTCTAATTGATGGCAACTTGAAGCTTGGAAATCTTCAGGAAgctttgaatttgattagCAAAATGACAGAATTAGTTATTGAGTTTGATTTGCATGCTTATACGACCTTGGTTTCAGGATTTTCTCAATGTGGTGAGCTGCACCAAGCGAGGAAGTTCTTTAATGAGATGATTGAGAAGGGCATACTTCCCGACGAAATTTTATGCATATGTCTATTGAGGGAGTATAACAAGCTTGGACATTTGGATGAAGCCATCGAATTGAAGAACGAAATGCAAAGGAGGGGTTTAATTACTGAAAAGTGCAGCCATGAAGTTCCCAGTCTAAAAACTTGA
- the LOC111796449 gene encoding putative pentatricopeptide repeat-containing protein At2g02150 isoform X3: protein MKLSVEVLAFASLFSAMLPFFRSLFHVSRRASYRVISLSLNSSHPGCLSFHVFNGPSSLTSINGYHISCPFFWFTSFLCIFRLPFVSYSITNDSFELLDIDSLRKIIQQDLWNDPKIVVLFDSSLAPIWVSKILVELKEDPNLALKFFKWAGTHIGFRHTTESYCIIVHMLFRARMYTNAHDIMKEMVLKSRTDLILPVCNVFDILWSTRNFCVSGTGVFDVLFSVLVELGLLEEANECFSKMRKFRTLPKARSCNFLLHRLSKAGNGQLVRKFFHDMVGAGIAPSVFTYNVMIDHLCKEGDLENARSLFVQMRTMGFSPDVVTYNSLIDGYGKFEKMPQAFEYLSEMKNNGLKPNVVTYSTLIDAFCKEGMMQGAIKLFVDMRRVGLLPNEFTYTSLIDANCKAGNLTEAWKLSNDMLQAGVNLNIVTYTALMDGLCEDGRMMEAEEVFRAMLKDGISPNQQVYTALVHGYIKAEKMEDALEILKQITKCGIKPDLVLYGTIIWGLCNQNKLEETKLIIKEMKSRGIRANPVIYTTIIDAYFKAGKGSDALDLLQEMQEVGVEATVVTYCVLIDGLCKTGMVEVAVDYFGRMSDFGVQPNVAVYTALIDGLCKINCIESAKKLFDEMQCRGMTPDKTAFTALIDGNLKLGNLQEALNLISKMTELVIEFDLHAYTTLVSGFSQCGELHQARKFFNEMIEKGILPDEILCICLLREYNKLGHLDEAIELKNEMQRRGLITEKCSHEVPSLKT, encoded by the exons ATGAAGCTTTCCGTTGAAGTTCTTGCATTTGCTTCACTCTTCTCAGCGATGTTACCTTTCTTTCGCAGTCTTTTCCACGTTAGTCGCAGAGCCTCTTACCGAGTAATCTCTCTATCTTTAAATTCCTCGCATCCGGGTTGCCTTTCTTTCCATGTATTTAATGGCCCATCATCGCTAACGTCAATAAATGGCTATCACATTTCTTGCCCCTTTTTCTGGTTCACTAGCTTTCTTTGTATATTTCGGCTCCCTTTTGTTAGTTACTCGATTACAAATGattcttttgaacttttagACATTGATTCCCTTCGTAAAATTATACAACAGGACCTCTGGAATGATCCTAAGattgttgttttatttgattcatcACTAGCGCCCATTTGGGTTTCTAAGATTTTAGTTGAATTGAAAGAAGATCCAAATTTAGCCCTTAAGTTCTTCAAATGGGCTGGAACCCATATTGGTTTCCGCCATACCACAGAGTCTTACTGCATTATAGTTCACATGCTGTTTCGTGCGAGAATGTACACAAATGCCCATGATATTATGAAAGAAATGGTTTTGAAGAGCCGTACTGACTTGATTTTACCCGTTTGTAatgtatttgatattttatggTCGACTAGGAACTTTTGTGTGTCAGGAACAGGAGTCTTTGACGTTTTGTTTAGTGTTTTGGTAGAGTTGGGTCTGCTTGAGGAAGCTAATGAATGTTTCTCAAAAATGAGGAAGTTTAGGACTCTTCCCAAAGCACGttcttgcaattttctcttgCATAGATTATCAAAGGCAGGGAATGGACAGTTGGTGAGGAAATTTTTCCATGACATGGTTGGGGCTGGTATTGCACCTTCAGTTTTTACCTACAATGTAATGATAGATCACTTGTGCAAAGAAGGGGATTTGGAAAATGCTAGAAGTTTGTTTGTGCAAATGAGGACGATGGGCTTTTCTCCAGATGTTGTCACATATAATTCTTTGATTGATGGCTATGGCAAG TTTGAGAAGATGCCTCAAGCTTTTGAGTATCTCTCTGAGATGAAGAACAATGGGTTAAAACCAAATGTTGTAACCTATAGCACATTGATTGATGCTTTTTGCAAGGAGGGAATGATGCAAGGTGCCATTAAACTTTTTGTTGATATGAGAAGAGTTGGGCTTTTACCTAATGAATTCACATACACTTCTCTGATTGATGCCAATTGTAAGGCAGGTAATTTAACCGAAGCATGGAAGTTGTCCAATGATATGTTGCAAGCAGGAGTTAATTTAAACATAGTCACCTATACAGCTCTAATGGATGGCCTTTGTGAGGATGGAAGAATGATGGAAGCAGAAGAAGTGTTTAGGGCAATGCTGAAAGATGGAATATCTCCCAACCAGCAGGTGTACACTGCTTTGGTTCATGGCTATATTAAGGcggagaaaatggaagatgctTTGGAAATATTGAAGCAAATTACCAAATGTGGCATCAAACCAGATTTAGTTCTCTATGGCACCATTATTTGGGGTCTCTGTAATCAAAACAAACTTGAAGAAACTAAGCttattattaaagaaatgaaaagtcGGGGTATCCGTGCAAATCCTGTTATATATACAACAATTATAGATGCTTATTTTAAGGCTGGAAAAGGCTCAGATGCATTGGATCTTCTTCAGGAGATGCAGGAAGTAGGTGTTGAGGCAACCGTTGTAACCTACTGTGTATTAATTGATGGCTTGTGCAAAACAGGTATGGTGGAAGTGGCAGTTGATTATTTTGGTAGAATGTCTGATTTTGGTGTACAGCCTAATGTTGCAGTTTATACGGCCCTTATTGATGGTCTTTGTAAAATTAATTGCATTGAATCTGCCAAAAagttgtttgatgaaatgcaaTGTAGGGGTATGACTCCGGATAAAACAGCTTTCACTGCTCTAATTGATGGCAACTTGAAGCTTGGAAATCTTCAGGAAgctttgaatttgattagCAAAATGACAGAATTAGTTATTGAGTTTGATTTGCATGCTTATACGACCTTGGTTTCAGGATTTTCTCAATGTGGTGAGCTGCACCAAGCGAGGAAGTTCTTTAATGAGATGATTGAGAAGGGCATACTTCCCGACGAAATTTTATGCATATGTCTATTGAGGGAGTATAACAAGCTTGGACATTTGGATGAAGCCATCGAATTGAAGAACGAAATGCAAAGGAGGGGTTTAATTACTGAAAAGTGCAGCCATGAAGTTCCCAGTCTAAAAACTTGA
- the LOC111796449 gene encoding putative pentatricopeptide repeat-containing protein At2g02150 isoform X2, which produces MKLSVEVLAFASLFSAMLPFFRSLFHVSRRASYRVISLSLNSSHPGCLSFHVFNGPSSLTSINGYHISCPFFWFTSFLCIFRLPFVSYSITNDSFELLDIDSLRKIIQQDLWNDPKIVVLFDSSLAPIWVSKILVELKEDPNLALKFFKWAGTHIGFRHTTESYCIIVHMLFRARMYTNAHDIMKEMVLKSRTDLILPVCNVFDILWSTRNFCVSGTGVFDVLFSVLVELGLLEEANECFSKMRKFRTLPKARSCNFLLHRLSKAGNGQLVRKFFHDMVGAGIAPSVFTYNVMIDHLCKEGDLENARSLFVQMRTMGFSPDVVTYNSLIDGYGKVGLLKESVYLFNEMKDVGCVPDVITYNALINCFCKFEKMPQAFEYLSEMKNNGLKPNVVTYSTLIDAFCKEGMMQGNLTEAWKLSNDMLQAGVNLNIVTYTALMDGLCEDGRMMEAEEVFRAMLKDGISPNQQVYTALVHGYIKAEKMEDALEILKQITKCGIKPDLVLYGTIIWGLCNQNKLEETKLIIKEMKSRGIRANPVIYTTIIDAYFKAGKGSDALDLLQEMQEVGVEATVVTYCVLIDGLCKTGMVEVAVDYFGRMSDFGVQPNVAVYTALIDGLCKINCIESAKKLFDEMQCRGMTPDKTAFTALIDGNLKLGNLQEALNLISKMTELVIEFDLHAYTTLVSGFSQCGELHQARKFFNEMIEKGILPDEILCICLLREYNKLGHLDEAIELKNEMQRRGLITEKCSHEVPSLKT; this is translated from the exons ATGAAGCTTTCCGTTGAAGTTCTTGCATTTGCTTCACTCTTCTCAGCGATGTTACCTTTCTTTCGCAGTCTTTTCCACGTTAGTCGCAGAGCCTCTTACCGAGTAATCTCTCTATCTTTAAATTCCTCGCATCCGGGTTGCCTTTCTTTCCATGTATTTAATGGCCCATCATCGCTAACGTCAATAAATGGCTATCACATTTCTTGCCCCTTTTTCTGGTTCACTAGCTTTCTTTGTATATTTCGGCTCCCTTTTGTTAGTTACTCGATTACAAATGattcttttgaacttttagACATTGATTCCCTTCGTAAAATTATACAACAGGACCTCTGGAATGATCCTAAGattgttgttttatttgattcatcACTAGCGCCCATTTGGGTTTCTAAGATTTTAGTTGAATTGAAAGAAGATCCAAATTTAGCCCTTAAGTTCTTCAAATGGGCTGGAACCCATATTGGTTTCCGCCATACCACAGAGTCTTACTGCATTATAGTTCACATGCTGTTTCGTGCGAGAATGTACACAAATGCCCATGATATTATGAAAGAAATGGTTTTGAAGAGCCGTACTGACTTGATTTTACCCGTTTGTAatgtatttgatattttatggTCGACTAGGAACTTTTGTGTGTCAGGAACAGGAGTCTTTGACGTTTTGTTTAGTGTTTTGGTAGAGTTGGGTCTGCTTGAGGAAGCTAATGAATGTTTCTCAAAAATGAGGAAGTTTAGGACTCTTCCCAAAGCACGttcttgcaattttctcttgCATAGATTATCAAAGGCAGGGAATGGACAGTTGGTGAGGAAATTTTTCCATGACATGGTTGGGGCTGGTATTGCACCTTCAGTTTTTACCTACAATGTAATGATAGATCACTTGTGCAAAGAAGGGGATTTGGAAAATGCTAGAAGTTTGTTTGTGCAAATGAGGACGATGGGCTTTTCTCCAGATGTTGTCACATATAATTCTTTGATTGATGGCTATGGCAAGGTTGGTTTATTAAAAGAATctgtgtatttatttaatgaaatgaaGGATGTAGGTTGTGTTCCTGATGTAATTACCTATAATGCTTTGATCAATTGTTTCTGCAAGTTTGAGAAGATGCCTCAAGCTTTTGAGTATCTCTCTGAGATGAAGAACAATGGGTTAAAACCAAATGTTGTAACCTATAGCACATTGATTGATGCTTTTTGCAAGGAGGGAATGATGCAAG GTAATTTAACCGAAGCATGGAAGTTGTCCAATGATATGTTGCAAGCAGGAGTTAATTTAAACATAGTCACCTATACAGCTCTAATGGATGGCCTTTGTGAGGATGGAAGAATGATGGAAGCAGAAGAAGTGTTTAGGGCAATGCTGAAAGATGGAATATCTCCCAACCAGCAGGTGTACACTGCTTTGGTTCATGGCTATATTAAGGcggagaaaatggaagatgctTTGGAAATATTGAAGCAAATTACCAAATGTGGCATCAAACCAGATTTAGTTCTCTATGGCACCATTATTTGGGGTCTCTGTAATCAAAACAAACTTGAAGAAACTAAGCttattattaaagaaatgaaaagtcGGGGTATCCGTGCAAATCCTGTTATATATACAACAATTATAGATGCTTATTTTAAGGCTGGAAAAGGCTCAGATGCATTGGATCTTCTTCAGGAGATGCAGGAAGTAGGTGTTGAGGCAACCGTTGTAACCTACTGTGTATTAATTGATGGCTTGTGCAAAACAGGTATGGTGGAAGTGGCAGTTGATTATTTTGGTAGAATGTCTGATTTTGGTGTACAGCCTAATGTTGCAGTTTATACGGCCCTTATTGATGGTCTTTGTAAAATTAATTGCATTGAATCTGCCAAAAagttgtttgatgaaatgcaaTGTAGGGGTATGACTCCGGATAAAACAGCTTTCACTGCTCTAATTGATGGCAACTTGAAGCTTGGAAATCTTCAGGAAgctttgaatttgattagCAAAATGACAGAATTAGTTATTGAGTTTGATTTGCATGCTTATACGACCTTGGTTTCAGGATTTTCTCAATGTGGTGAGCTGCACCAAGCGAGGAAGTTCTTTAATGAGATGATTGAGAAGGGCATACTTCCCGACGAAATTTTATGCATATGTCTATTGAGGGAGTATAACAAGCTTGGACATTTGGATGAAGCCATCGAATTGAAGAACGAAATGCAAAGGAGGGGTTTAATTACTGAAAAGTGCAGCCATGAAGTTCCCAGTCTAAAAACTTGA
- the LOC111810786 gene encoding defensin Ec-AMP-D2-like, protein MKFFSAAIFLLLLIFGTGMAPMVAEARALGGTGMGPIVAEARVCESQSHNFNGLCFSDTNCGSVCKTEGFDGGHCRGFRRRCFCTKHCA, encoded by the exons ATGAAGTTCTTTTCAGCTGCAATCTTCTTGCTGCTCCTCATTTTTGGCACAG GGATGGCGCCAATGGTAGCAGAGGCGAGGGCTCTTGGTGGGACAGGGATGGGGCCAATAGTAGCAGAGGCGAGGGTATGCGAATCCCAGAGCCACAATTTCAACGGTCTATGCTTCAGTGACACCAATTGTGGCAGTGTCTGCAAGACAGAGGGGTTTGACGGCGGCCATTGCAGGGGCTTCCGCCGTCGGTGCTTCTGCACAAAGCACTGTGCTTga
- the LOC111806639 gene encoding defensin J1-2-like, whose protein sequence is MKFFSAAILLLLLLLGTGMAPMATEARTCESPSHHFRGLCFSKNNCGHVCKTEGFHGGHCRGFRRRCFCTKHCV, encoded by the exons ATGAAGTTCTTTTCAGCTGCAATTCTGCTGCTCCTGCTGCTTCTCGGCACtg GGATGGCGCCAATGGCTACAGAGGCAAGGACATGCGAGTCTCCGAGCCACCACTTCAGGGGGTTGTGCTTCAGTAAGAACAACTGCGGCCATGTCTGCAAAACAGAGGGCTTCCATGGTGGGCATTGCAGAGGCTTCCGCCGCCGCTGCTTCTGCACAAAGCACTGTGTTTGA
- the LOC111781311 gene encoding defensin J1-2-like — protein sequence MKFFSAAILLLLLLLGTGMAPMATEARTCESPSHHFRGLCFSKNNCGHVCKTEGFHGGHCRGFRRRCFCTKHCV from the exons ATGAAGTTCTTTTCAGCTGCAATTCTGCTGCTCCTGCTGCTTCTCGGCACtg GGATGGCGCCAATGGCTACAGAGGCAAGGACATGCGAGTCTCCGAGCCACCACTTCAGGGGGTTGTGCTTCAGTAAGAACAACTGCGGCCATGTCTGCAAAACAGAGGGCTTCCATGGTGGGCATTGCAGAGGCTTCCGCCGCCGCTGCTTCTGCACAAAGCACTGCGTTTGA
- the LOC111796449 gene encoding putative pentatricopeptide repeat-containing protein At2g02150 isoform X4: MKLSVEVLAFASLFSAMLPFFRSLFHVSRRASYRVISLSLNSSHPGCLSFHVFNGPSSLTSINGYHISCPFFWFTSFLCIFRLPFVSYSITNDSFELLDIDSLRKIIQQDLWNDPKIVVLFDSSLAPIWVSKILVELKEDPNLALKFFKWAGTHIGFRHTTESYCIIVHMLFRARMYTNAHDIMKEMVLKSRTDLILPVCNVFDILWSTRNFCVSGTGVFDVLFSVLVELGLLEEANECFSKMRKFRTLPKARSCNFLLHRLSKAGNGQLVRKFFHDMVGAGIAPSVFTYNVMIDHLCKEGDLENARSLFVQMRTMGFSPDVVTYNSLIDGYGKVGLLKESVYLFNEMKDVGCVPDVITYNALINCFCKFEKMPQAFEYLSEMKNNGLKPNVVTYSTLIDAFCKEGMMQGAIKLFVDMRRVGLLPNEFTYTSLIDANCKAGNLTEAWKLSNDMLQAGVNLNIVTYTALMDGLCEDGRMMEAEEVFRAMLKDGISPNQQVYTALVHGYIKAEKMEDALEILKQITKCGIKPDLVLYGTIIWGLCNQNKLEETKLIIKEMKSRGIRANPVIYTTIIDAYFKAGKGSDALDLLQEMQEVGVEATVVTYCVLIDGLCKTGFSQCGELHQARKFFNEMIEKGILPDEILCICLLREYNKLGHLDEAIELKNEMQRRGLITEKCSHEVPSLKT; encoded by the exons ATGAAGCTTTCCGTTGAAGTTCTTGCATTTGCTTCACTCTTCTCAGCGATGTTACCTTTCTTTCGCAGTCTTTTCCACGTTAGTCGCAGAGCCTCTTACCGAGTAATCTCTCTATCTTTAAATTCCTCGCATCCGGGTTGCCTTTCTTTCCATGTATTTAATGGCCCATCATCGCTAACGTCAATAAATGGCTATCACATTTCTTGCCCCTTTTTCTGGTTCACTAGCTTTCTTTGTATATTTCGGCTCCCTTTTGTTAGTTACTCGATTACAAATGattcttttgaacttttagACATTGATTCCCTTCGTAAAATTATACAACAGGACCTCTGGAATGATCCTAAGattgttgttttatttgattcatcACTAGCGCCCATTTGGGTTTCTAAGATTTTAGTTGAATTGAAAGAAGATCCAAATTTAGCCCTTAAGTTCTTCAAATGGGCTGGAACCCATATTGGTTTCCGCCATACCACAGAGTCTTACTGCATTATAGTTCACATGCTGTTTCGTGCGAGAATGTACACAAATGCCCATGATATTATGAAAGAAATGGTTTTGAAGAGCCGTACTGACTTGATTTTACCCGTTTGTAatgtatttgatattttatggTCGACTAGGAACTTTTGTGTGTCAGGAACAGGAGTCTTTGACGTTTTGTTTAGTGTTTTGGTAGAGTTGGGTCTGCTTGAGGAAGCTAATGAATGTTTCTCAAAAATGAGGAAGTTTAGGACTCTTCCCAAAGCACGttcttgcaattttctcttgCATAGATTATCAAAGGCAGGGAATGGACAGTTGGTGAGGAAATTTTTCCATGACATGGTTGGGGCTGGTATTGCACCTTCAGTTTTTACCTACAATGTAATGATAGATCACTTGTGCAAAGAAGGGGATTTGGAAAATGCTAGAAGTTTGTTTGTGCAAATGAGGACGATGGGCTTTTCTCCAGATGTTGTCACATATAATTCTTTGATTGATGGCTATGGCAAGGTTGGTTTATTAAAAGAATctgtgtatttatttaatgaaatgaaGGATGTAGGTTGTGTTCCTGATGTAATTACCTATAATGCTTTGATCAATTGTTTCTGCAAGTTTGAGAAGATGCCTCAAGCTTTTGAGTATCTCTCTGAGATGAAGAACAATGGGTTAAAACCAAATGTTGTAACCTATAGCACATTGATTGATGCTTTTTGCAAGGAGGGAATGATGCAAGGTGCCATTAAACTTTTTGTTGATATGAGAAGAGTTGGGCTTTTACCTAATGAATTCACATACACTTCTCTGATTGATGCCAATTGTAAGGCAGGTAATTTAACCGAAGCATGGAAGTTGTCCAATGATATGTTGCAAGCAGGAGTTAATTTAAACATAGTCACCTATACAGCTCTAATGGATGGCCTTTGTGAGGATGGAAGAATGATGGAAGCAGAAGAAGTGTTTAGGGCAATGCTGAAAGATGGAATATCTCCCAACCAGCAGGTGTACACTGCTTTGGTTCATGGCTATATTAAGGcggagaaaatggaagatgctTTGGAAATATTGAAGCAAATTACCAAATGTGGCATCAAACCAGATTTAGTTCTCTATGGCACCATTATTTGGGGTCTCTGTAATCAAAACAAACTTGAAGAAACTAAGCttattattaaagaaatgaaaagtcGGGGTATCCGTGCAAATCCTGTTATATATACAACAATTATAGATGCTTATTTTAAGGCTGGAAAAGGCTCAGATGCATTGGATCTTCTTCAGGAGATGCAGGAAGTAGGTGTTGAGGCAACCGTTGTAACCTACTGTGTATTAATTGATGGCTTGTGCAAAACAG GATTTTCTCAATGTGGTGAGCTGCACCAAGCGAGGAAGTTCTTTAATGAGATGATTGAGAAGGGCATACTTCCCGACGAAATTTTATGCATATGTCTATTGAGGGAGTATAACAAGCTTGGACATTTGGATGAAGCCATCGAATTGAAGAACGAAATGCAAAGGAGGGGTTTAATTACTGAAAAGTGCAGCCATGAAGTTCCCAGTCTAAAAACTTGA